From Microbacterium sp. LWH11-1.2, one genomic window encodes:
- a CDS encoding DUF1801 domain-containing protein produces MGLFAKKGDEAVLAKLREAPAQYREVAERLHTLVRESAPSLEPVVRWGLVFYVRDGKDICYIKPDKDYLAFGFGEVVNPTREEGAHLHPVAWTVTSLDAATEATIRAWVEKAAA; encoded by the coding sequence ATGGGATTGTTCGCGAAGAAGGGCGACGAGGCCGTTCTCGCAAAGCTCCGAGAAGCCCCCGCGCAGTACCGGGAGGTCGCTGAGCGCCTCCACACGCTCGTCCGGGAGAGCGCGCCCTCGTTGGAGCCGGTCGTCCGCTGGGGACTCGTGTTCTACGTGAGAGACGGCAAGGACATCTGCTACATCAAGCCGGACAAGGACTACCTCGCGTTCGGCTTCGGCGAGGTCGTCAACCCGACACGAGAAGAGGGTGCCCATCTGCATCCTGTCGCGTGGACGGTCACATCGCTGGATGCTGCGACCGAGGCCACGATTCGCGCCTGGGTCGAGAAGGCCGCCGCCTGA
- a CDS encoding GNAT family N-acetyltransferase, whose translation MSDQHVRRARPEEHEEISALALRSKAHWGYSAEFLEACRAELTFDATTCGSPLMWIVEQDNTVLGFSLVKGDTDEGELSALFVDPSAIGTGCGRMLLEHTLHSARAAGFTRLELDADPGAESFYLRFGARRIGTSPSGSIPGRELPRLAIALTE comes from the coding sequence GTGAGCGATCAGCACGTACGGAGAGCACGGCCTGAGGAGCACGAAGAGATCTCAGCTTTGGCTCTGCGCTCGAAGGCGCACTGGGGGTACTCAGCCGAGTTCCTCGAGGCATGCCGAGCAGAGCTGACCTTCGATGCGACGACCTGTGGGTCACCGCTGATGTGGATCGTGGAGCAGGACAATACCGTTCTCGGCTTCAGCCTCGTGAAAGGCGACACAGACGAAGGCGAACTATCGGCGTTGTTCGTCGATCCGTCCGCGATCGGCACCGGGTGCGGCCGAATGCTGCTCGAGCACACACTGCACTCCGCGCGGGCCGCGGGGTTCACACGCCTGGAGCTCGATGCGGATCCAGGTGCGGAGTCGTTCTATCTGCGTTTTGGTGCTCGACGCATCGGCACCTCGCCCAGTGGCTCCATTCCGGGCCGCGAGCTTCCGCGGCTAGCGATTGCGCTCACGGAGTAA
- the arr gene encoding NAD(+)--rifampin ADP-ribosyltransferase, with product MSDALDEGPFFHGTKADLQEGDLLTAGFRSNYRPEIVMNHIYFTALRDGAGLAAELAAGDGEPRVYLVEPTGPFENDPNVTDKKFPGNPTRSYRSTEPIRVVSEVLDWTRLTPEALATWRETLAAIRADERGEIIN from the coding sequence ATGAGTGACGCGCTGGACGAGGGACCGTTCTTTCACGGCACGAAGGCCGATCTGCAGGAGGGGGACCTCCTGACGGCGGGCTTCCGCTCCAACTACCGCCCCGAGATCGTGATGAACCACATCTACTTCACGGCTCTGCGGGATGGCGCAGGGCTGGCGGCCGAACTCGCGGCGGGTGACGGCGAGCCGCGCGTCTACCTCGTCGAGCCGACCGGCCCCTTCGAGAACGACCCGAATGTGACCGACAAGAAGTTCCCCGGCAACCCCACGCGCTCGTATCGCAGCACCGAGCCGATCCGGGTCGTCTCCGAGGTGCTCGACTGGACCCGGCTGACCCCCGAAGCACTCGCGACCTGGCGGGAGACGCTGGCCGCGATCCGCGCCGACGAACGCGGCGAGATCATCAACTGA
- a CDS encoding DUF389 domain-containing protein: MLSIRVSVTQALSDQTQEILSGDPTVCGLAVLPGAALDGRGDVILFEMTRENANNIMRSLRHLGIPAEGGIVVSEPLVVVSDAADRAEALAPGHPADGVLWAQLASKAEEDAHPSVSFFVFLLLATLIAGVGRLLDQPILIIGAMVVGPEFAPLAAISYAIVRRRRGIVGPALGTLLGGFAACAAIAWAIWAILYSIGVITYEQATTGPATEFIVAPDAWSFVIAILAGIAGVLSLTTAKSSALVGVFISITTVPAVGTIGLTLAVGAWDEARGSAIQLLVNLAGLLIAGVATLYVQLVAGRRRGRRAARLRRPRRRRSTTRLRMLSIEDNGQPSPPRQD, encoded by the coding sequence ATGCTCTCCATCCGCGTCAGCGTCACCCAGGCTCTCTCCGATCAGACGCAGGAGATTCTCTCGGGAGACCCCACCGTCTGCGGGCTGGCCGTCCTCCCCGGGGCGGCGTTGGACGGACGCGGCGACGTGATCCTGTTCGAGATGACCAGGGAGAACGCGAACAACATCATGCGCTCGCTGCGGCACCTCGGCATCCCCGCCGAGGGCGGCATCGTCGTGTCGGAACCTCTGGTCGTGGTCTCCGATGCCGCCGACCGGGCCGAGGCTCTCGCCCCCGGACATCCTGCCGACGGTGTGCTCTGGGCGCAGCTCGCGAGCAAGGCGGAGGAAGATGCGCATCCGTCGGTCTCCTTCTTCGTCTTCCTGCTGCTCGCGACGCTCATCGCGGGTGTGGGCCGTCTGCTCGACCAGCCGATCCTCATCATCGGTGCGATGGTCGTCGGCCCGGAATTCGCGCCGCTGGCCGCGATCTCCTACGCGATCGTCCGTCGACGCCGCGGGATCGTCGGTCCCGCCCTCGGAACGCTCCTCGGGGGCTTCGCCGCGTGCGCCGCCATCGCCTGGGCGATCTGGGCGATCCTCTACTCGATCGGCGTCATCACCTACGAGCAGGCGACCACCGGCCCCGCGACGGAGTTCATCGTCGCTCCCGACGCGTGGTCGTTCGTCATCGCGATCCTCGCCGGGATCGCCGGCGTGCTCTCGCTCACGACGGCGAAGTCCTCGGCCCTCGTCGGAGTGTTCATCTCGATCACCACGGTGCCGGCGGTGGGGACCATCGGGCTCACGCTCGCCGTCGGCGCCTGGGATGAGGCGCGCGGCTCCGCGATCCAGCTGCTCGTCAATCTCGCCGGTCTGCTGATCGCCGGCGTCGCGACGCTCTACGTGCAGCTCGTCGCAGGACGTAGGCGGGGTCGACGAGCCGCCCGCCTACGCCGACCGCGTCGCCGGCGGAGCACGACCCGGCTGCGGATGCTCAGCATCGAAGACAACGGGCAGCCGTCCCCACCCCGTCAGGATTAG
- a CDS encoding DUF6611 family protein produces the protein MSLVHRPRFTATTRTVPAPADSSVPRWGHVSRTVSHYGTVASVLAVYPPDSTGAERRLAEANRFFTPLALGGGVVVWVGLCAGGVPPMLAALVLTAALLPVGISLSRRARGIRQRIVTLAASRSGLHEETAEERAQQRRLDTIAGALQDAAFACRHGVISRREFDRAWRAAYAHAGGRLTPGG, from the coding sequence ATGTCCCTCGTCCATCGTCCTCGATTCACTGCCACCACCCGCACCGTCCCCGCTCCCGCAGATTCGTCGGTTCCGCGTTGGGGTCACGTGTCGCGCACCGTGAGCCACTACGGTACCGTCGCGTCCGTGCTCGCCGTCTACCCGCCGGACTCCACCGGCGCGGAACGGCGCCTCGCCGAGGCCAACCGCTTCTTCACGCCGCTCGCGCTCGGCGGGGGCGTCGTCGTCTGGGTGGGCCTCTGCGCAGGGGGCGTCCCCCCGATGCTCGCCGCCCTGGTGCTCACGGCAGCACTGCTCCCGGTCGGCATCTCGCTCTCGCGCCGTGCGCGCGGCATCCGTCAGCGCATCGTGACGCTGGCAGCGAGCCGGTCCGGCCTGCACGAGGAGACCGCCGAGGAGCGCGCGCAGCAGCGCAGGCTCGACACGATCGCCGGAGCTCTGCAGGATGCCGCCTTCGCCTGCAGACACGGCGTGATCAGTCGACGGGAGTTCGACCGGGCATGGCGAGCGGCGTACGCGCACGCCGGCGGACGACTGACACCGGGCGGGTGA
- a CDS encoding DUF6326 family protein, with amino-acid sequence MNTRRPTTTALEEQRMPVRARLAAAWTSFMLFYIYVDILAFYKPGVVDDILVGVVWQFDITQTWAIIALSLLAIPILMVVLSVALPARAARIVNLVVASIQIPFAAFNAVGEVGGSWLFFYLLGVALELVVLAFIVRWAWTWPRGAATTDTAASAERAVRDVR; translated from the coding sequence ATGAACACACGACGACCCACCACCACCGCGCTGGAAGAGCAGCGGATGCCGGTCAGAGCCAGACTCGCTGCCGCCTGGACGAGCTTCATGCTCTTCTACATCTACGTGGACATCCTCGCCTTCTACAAGCCCGGCGTCGTCGATGACATCCTCGTCGGCGTCGTCTGGCAGTTCGACATCACCCAGACCTGGGCGATCATCGCGCTGAGCCTCCTCGCGATCCCGATCCTCATGGTCGTGCTGTCGGTGGCGCTGCCGGCCCGGGCCGCCCGCATCGTGAACCTCGTCGTGGCGTCCATACAGATCCCGTTCGCGGCCTTCAACGCCGTGGGCGAGGTAGGCGGGTCGTGGCTGTTCTTCTACCTCCTGGGCGTCGCACTGGAGCTGGTCGTGCTCGCGTTCATCGTGCGGTGGGCCTGGACATGGCCGCGCGGCGCAGCCACGACGGACACGGCGGCCAGCGCAGAGCGTGCGGTGAGAGACGTGCGGTAG
- a CDS encoding response regulator transcription factor, whose amino-acid sequence MTIRVLVADDQELVRTGLSMILGAQPDIEVVGQAVDGNEAVALARSLRPDVCLFDIRMPDLDGIETTRLLAGPGVDDPMAVVVITTFDLDEYVFAALRAGAKGFLLKDAGPELLAQAIRAAAGGDALIAPNVTVRLLEAFAGARPAAPPPQPVEPLTEREEQVLATVAGGLSNGEIASELYITISTVKTHVASLMTKLGARNRVEIAIWAHQTGRMRRRAGDGDER is encoded by the coding sequence ATGACCATCCGCGTGCTCGTCGCCGACGACCAGGAGCTCGTGCGCACGGGCCTCAGCATGATCCTCGGCGCCCAGCCGGACATCGAGGTCGTGGGTCAGGCCGTCGACGGCAACGAAGCCGTCGCCCTGGCCCGGAGCCTGCGGCCAGACGTCTGCCTGTTCGACATCCGCATGCCCGATCTCGACGGCATCGAGACGACCCGCCTGCTCGCCGGTCCGGGCGTGGATGACCCGATGGCGGTCGTCGTCATCACGACCTTCGATCTCGACGAGTACGTCTTCGCCGCGCTGCGGGCGGGCGCCAAGGGCTTCCTGCTCAAGGATGCCGGACCGGAGCTTCTCGCGCAGGCGATCCGCGCTGCCGCCGGCGGGGATGCTCTGATCGCCCCCAACGTCACGGTCCGGCTGCTCGAGGCATTCGCCGGAGCGCGTCCCGCCGCGCCGCCTCCGCAGCCCGTCGAGCCGCTCACCGAGCGCGAGGAGCAGGTGCTCGCGACCGTCGCGGGAGGCCTGAGCAACGGTGAGATCGCGAGCGAGCTCTACATCACCATCAGCACGGTGAAGACGCACGTCGCGAGCCTCATGACGAAGCTCGGCGCCCGCAATCGCGTCGAGATCGCCATCTGGGCGCACCAGACGGGGCGGATGCGCCGGCGAGCCGGCGATGGCGACGAGCGGTGA
- a CDS encoding NAD(P)-dependent alcohol dehydrogenase, producing MTPDTTMTAAVYRRFGGPEEVHLEQRSIPSPKSGEVLVRVHASTVSIADHRSRARDVPPGLGLLAAAGIGVFRPKHPILGMDAAGVVEAVGPGVTAFTAGDRVIAAMGGAFGGHAEYVCVPADGAITHAPASMTLEEAVTLVFGGITAQGFFRQVSIGPGTSVLVNGASGAVGTAAIQLAKQLGADVTAVTSGGNASLVLSLGADRVIDYTRQDFTAGDETYDVIVDGVGNAGFGRVERSIAPGGALLLVIADLWSMLRSRGQTRRSGKLVTWNVGKPGADELAHVVALADSGRYRPVIDRSFALADIVEAHRYVDTGRKRGNVVLRIADVDPLS from the coding sequence ATGACACCCGATACGACCATGACCGCGGCCGTCTACCGCCGGTTCGGCGGCCCTGAGGAGGTGCACCTCGAACAGCGCTCCATCCCCTCGCCGAAGTCCGGCGAGGTGCTCGTCCGGGTGCACGCGAGCACGGTGAGCATCGCCGACCATCGGTCCCGCGCTAGGGATGTGCCGCCCGGCCTCGGTCTGCTCGCGGCCGCCGGGATCGGCGTGTTCCGGCCGAAGCATCCGATTCTGGGCATGGATGCCGCGGGCGTCGTCGAAGCCGTCGGCCCGGGCGTCACAGCGTTCACCGCCGGCGACCGTGTCATCGCGGCGATGGGCGGAGCGTTCGGCGGTCACGCCGAGTACGTGTGCGTGCCCGCCGACGGGGCGATCACCCACGCTCCTGCGAGCATGACCCTCGAGGAGGCCGTGACCCTCGTGTTCGGCGGCATCACCGCGCAGGGCTTCTTCAGACAGGTCTCGATCGGGCCGGGCACCTCGGTGCTCGTCAACGGAGCATCCGGCGCGGTCGGCACTGCGGCGATCCAGCTGGCGAAGCAGCTCGGCGCCGACGTGACGGCCGTCACCAGCGGCGGCAACGCCTCTCTGGTCCTGTCACTCGGCGCGGACCGCGTCATCGACTACACCCGTCAAGACTTCACCGCGGGCGACGAGACGTACGACGTGATCGTCGACGGCGTGGGTAATGCCGGGTTCGGCCGCGTCGAGAGATCGATCGCTCCCGGCGGGGCGCTGCTCCTCGTCATCGCCGACCTGTGGTCGATGCTGCGCAGCCGCGGTCAGACCCGTCGATCGGGAAAGCTCGTCACCTGGAACGTCGGCAAACCCGGCGCCGACGAGCTCGCCCACGTCGTGGCTCTCGCAGACTCCGGTCGCTACCGACCCGTCATCGACCGGTCCTTCGCCCTGGCCGACATCGTCGAGGCGCACCGCTACGTCGACACCGGGCGTAAGCGAGGCAACGTCGTGCTGCGCATCGCCGACGTCGACCCTCTTTCATGA
- a CDS encoding XRE family transcriptional regulator gives MSTRQRIETELSQIGPRLRRVRLAKDTTLLDLASMTGISKSTLSRLESGQRKPSLELLLPIVAALAVPLEQIVSPPRIGDPRVAPKTSRADGRILTRLSARGGEPQAFQITIPATEREPTLRAHDGYEWIYVLDGRMRLVLGEHDIVMRPGEVAEFDTKNPHWFGSAGAGPVEILSLFGAHGQRMHLRARTTPAKAR, from the coding sequence ATGAGCACGAGGCAGCGGATAGAGACGGAACTGAGCCAGATCGGGCCGCGGCTTCGACGAGTCCGTCTGGCCAAGGACACCACTCTCCTCGACCTGGCGAGCATGACGGGGATATCGAAGAGCACCCTGTCCAGGTTGGAGTCCGGTCAACGCAAACCCAGCCTCGAGCTGCTGCTGCCGATCGTCGCCGCTCTTGCCGTGCCTCTCGAGCAGATCGTCAGCCCTCCCCGCATCGGCGACCCCCGTGTGGCTCCGAAGACCTCTCGCGCCGACGGACGCATCCTCACGAGACTCTCGGCCAGAGGAGGTGAGCCGCAGGCCTTCCAGATCACGATCCCTGCGACCGAACGGGAGCCGACCCTGCGCGCCCACGACGGGTACGAATGGATCTACGTGCTGGACGGTCGCATGAGGCTCGTGCTCGGCGAGCACGACATCGTCATGCGGCCGGGCGAGGTCGCGGAGTTCGACACGAAGAACCCGCACTGGTTCGGGTCGGCCGGTGCGGGACCCGTCGAGATTCTCAGCCTATTCGGCGCACACGGACAGCGGATGCATCTCCGCGCGCGCACGACTCCCGCGAAAGCCCGCTGA
- a CDS encoding GNAT family N-acetyltransferase, with protein sequence MSSPDHTGVEPAFTISALTVPETIDSPDAADFIGMAEVRSTVEAEQRGAPGELFTAEEMLPNWKDESTEMLGFVAKVDGRVVARGSLALPADASECWASVAVLADHRNQGVGSALYERLEQTARARGRTTVQNQTSFLATPTDTGDRISAPTGFGSVPAELASTRFLRNRDFSLEQVGRLSGLALPVDEEAFSALLAETTAAAAGYRTVTWQGRTPDEWMESIALLRTRMSTDAPNAGIEQSEDVWTTERVRAFDDLWETSPRMLLTTIVVHDATGTVAGYTELDVPPEPDRSVEQRDTLVLRDHRGRRLGMLLKLANIRELRDGFPDHGLIETMNAEENRHMLDVNEAVGFVPLSYAARWKKVLGRR encoded by the coding sequence ATGTCATCCCCTGATCACACCGGCGTCGAGCCGGCCTTCACGATCTCCGCGCTCACCGTGCCGGAGACCATCGATTCCCCTGATGCCGCGGACTTCATCGGCATGGCCGAGGTGAGAAGCACCGTCGAGGCCGAGCAGCGCGGAGCCCCGGGCGAGCTCTTCACGGCAGAGGAGATGCTGCCGAACTGGAAGGACGAGAGCACCGAGATGCTCGGGTTCGTCGCCAAGGTCGACGGCCGGGTCGTCGCGCGCGGCAGCCTGGCACTCCCGGCCGATGCGAGCGAATGCTGGGCCTCCGTCGCGGTGCTTGCCGATCACCGGAACCAGGGCGTCGGCTCAGCGCTCTACGAGCGCCTCGAGCAGACGGCCAGAGCCCGAGGTCGAACGACGGTCCAGAATCAGACGAGCTTCCTTGCGACGCCGACAGACACGGGCGACCGCATCTCCGCCCCGACCGGCTTCGGATCCGTGCCGGCAGAGCTCGCCTCGACGCGCTTCCTGCGGAACCGCGACTTCTCTCTCGAGCAGGTCGGTCGGTTGAGCGGCCTCGCCCTGCCCGTCGATGAGGAGGCCTTTTCGGCCCTGCTCGCCGAGACGACCGCAGCGGCCGCCGGCTACCGCACCGTGACGTGGCAGGGGCGGACGCCGGACGAATGGATGGAGAGCATCGCACTTCTGCGCACCAGGATGAGCACCGATGCTCCGAATGCCGGTATCGAACAGAGCGAAGACGTCTGGACGACCGAGCGTGTGCGTGCGTTCGATGACCTGTGGGAGACGAGCCCTCGCATGCTGCTCACGACCATCGTGGTCCACGACGCCACGGGAACGGTGGCGGGTTACACCGAGCTCGATGTACCGCCGGAGCCCGATCGATCCGTGGAACAGCGCGACACCCTGGTGCTGCGCGATCATCGCGGTCGCCGCCTCGGGATGCTGTTGAAACTCGCCAACATCCGCGAGCTCCGCGACGGGTTCCCCGATCACGGTCTCATCGAGACGATGAATGCCGAAGAGAATCGCCACATGCTCGACGTCAACGAAGCAGTCGGATTCGTGCCGCTGTCGTACGCCGCCCGATGGAAGAAGGTCCTCGGGCGAAGGTGA
- a CDS encoding DUF2306 domain-containing protein — MSQQMKATRRPTSVRRRARPKSGWPAITGLLLLSALPVLGGVLRLGEVGAGCGDPSPPASTVALVVHIVAMTVYCVLGAFQFSPALRARHRWHRSAGRVLVPAAFLAASSAVWLAVFFGGPPDELALAMIRLVFATAMTVFLVRAVIAIRRRDFPAHGAWMTRAYAIAISGGTQALVFASWTIPLGEVDALGEAWLVAVAFVINSVVAELLIRRRTGRRMSRVTDGAALVS, encoded by the coding sequence ATGTCGCAACAGATGAAGGCCACCCGCCGTCCGACCTCCGTGCGACGGCGGGCGCGTCCGAAGAGCGGATGGCCGGCGATCACCGGGCTCCTGCTGCTCAGTGCGCTCCCGGTGCTCGGCGGCGTGCTCCGCCTCGGAGAGGTGGGCGCCGGCTGCGGGGACCCGTCGCCTCCGGCCTCGACAGTCGCGTTGGTCGTGCACATCGTGGCGATGACCGTGTACTGCGTTCTCGGCGCCTTCCAGTTCTCTCCGGCGCTGCGAGCACGGCATCGCTGGCATCGCTCCGCCGGCCGCGTCCTGGTTCCCGCCGCCTTCCTCGCGGCCTCGTCCGCCGTCTGGCTCGCCGTCTTCTTCGGCGGACCTCCGGACGAGCTCGCACTCGCGATGATCCGCCTCGTCTTCGCGACGGCGATGACGGTGTTCCTGGTGCGAGCGGTGATCGCGATCAGACGCCGGGACTTCCCCGCGCACGGTGCATGGATGACACGCGCCTACGCGATCGCGATCTCCGGCGGAACCCAGGCGCTCGTCTTCGCGTCGTGGACGATCCCCCTCGGCGAGGTCGACGCGCTCGGCGAGGCCTGGCTGGTCGCGGTGGCCTTCGTCATCAACAGCGTCGTGGCGGAGCTGCTCATCCGCCGACGGACCGGCCGGCGGATGAGCCGCGTGACGGATGGCGCTGCGCTTGTATCCTGA
- a CDS encoding sigma factor has protein sequence MGHRPSDAQAWFTTEVATLVDPVYRYFLRRSARQDADDLTAEVFEIAWRRCDDIPSEWVLPWLYRTASHVLANHRRRTSRLPLHLTDEPPPTDDHAARIMYASGPTGEIVSLGSYAVVSPAEAGERLSDPAFSARMVSSPDYLSVPPASLTAPPEAPQPGSAVPWKVVDREIVSVRLGLALLPDEMNQHRYLVPTYEYTAVDGTVWSVIALDEDELDTTGSG, from the coding sequence ATGGGTCATCGACCGTCCGATGCTCAGGCATGGTTCACGACCGAAGTCGCGACGCTCGTCGACCCCGTGTATCGCTACTTTCTCCGACGGTCCGCCCGGCAGGATGCCGACGACCTGACCGCTGAAGTGTTCGAGATCGCCTGGCGTCGGTGTGACGACATCCCGTCCGAGTGGGTGCTGCCGTGGCTCTACCGCACGGCGAGTCACGTGCTTGCCAATCATCGGCGCCGCACGTCACGGCTCCCCCTGCATCTCACCGACGAACCGCCACCCACGGACGACCATGCGGCGCGGATCATGTACGCCTCCGGCCCCACCGGCGAGATCGTGTCGCTCGGCTCCTACGCCGTGGTCAGCCCCGCCGAAGCCGGAGAGAGACTCAGCGATCCGGCGTTCTCGGCCCGCATGGTGTCTTCACCCGACTACCTCTCGGTTCCCCCGGCGTCGCTGACCGCTCCACCTGAAGCTCCCCAGCCAGGTTCTGCCGTCCCGTGGAAGGTAGTCGATCGCGAGATCGTCTCTGTCCGCTTGGGCCTCGCTCTGCTCCCCGACGAAATGAATCAGCATCGCTACCTCGTACCGACCTATGAGTACACCGCCGTGGACGGCACCGTCTGGAGCGTGATCGCGCTGGACGAGGACGAGCTGGACACGACAGGCTCGGGATAG
- a CDS encoding histidine kinase: MTGLLRSAWSAPSAVPPPPRRVWRDWVLLTVVAVLAVVESILRTDLQQPLLSVLVLLAVLPSVLWRRTKPLLMLIAVMVPLGLLLPDSTLYTSLFAMVIVYAVFRWGAGRDLVIGSVVLLASLGLTFVRGEGLDELIGGFALLLTVVLLGIAFRYRAGSRQRGLDRIRMREREHLARDLHDTVAHHVSAIAIRAQAGLAVAARDPGAAEDALGVIEAEAAKTLSELRSMVRVLRQGDTAELAPSPRLGDIMQLAGTRPGGATVVVKVAGDDGSIPPPVAAAVFRLAQESVTNALRHARQVNLVDVFVEADAGGLRLSVTNDGEVASSPTPGFGIIGMMERAALLGGTCQAGPAPGGGWAVTAVLPRVGWSA, translated from the coding sequence GTGACCGGGCTTCTGCGTTCCGCGTGGAGTGCGCCGAGCGCTGTGCCCCCTCCGCCGCGCCGGGTCTGGCGGGATTGGGTTCTCCTGACCGTCGTCGCCGTGCTGGCGGTGGTCGAGAGCATCCTCCGAACCGACCTGCAACAGCCGCTGCTCTCGGTGCTCGTGCTCCTCGCCGTGCTGCCGTCAGTGCTCTGGCGCCGCACGAAGCCGCTGCTGATGCTCATCGCCGTGATGGTGCCGCTCGGGCTGCTCCTGCCCGACTCGACCCTCTACACGAGCCTCTTCGCCATGGTGATCGTCTACGCCGTCTTCCGTTGGGGGGCTGGTCGCGACCTCGTGATCGGCTCGGTCGTCCTCCTGGCGAGCCTCGGCCTCACGTTCGTCCGCGGGGAAGGCCTTGATGAGCTCATCGGTGGGTTCGCGCTGCTGCTGACGGTGGTGCTGCTCGGCATCGCCTTCCGCTATCGCGCCGGATCCCGGCAGCGTGGCCTCGACCGCATCCGGATGCGGGAACGTGAGCATCTTGCCCGTGATCTGCATGACACGGTCGCCCACCACGTCTCGGCCATCGCGATCCGGGCCCAGGCGGGCCTGGCGGTGGCGGCGCGAGACCCTGGAGCGGCGGAGGACGCGCTCGGCGTGATCGAGGCGGAGGCGGCCAAGACCCTGAGCGAGCTGCGGTCCATGGTGCGGGTGCTGCGACAGGGCGATACGGCCGAGCTTGCGCCGAGTCCGCGTTTGGGCGACATCATGCAGCTCGCCGGAACACGACCCGGTGGCGCGACGGTCGTCGTGAAGGTCGCGGGCGACGACGGCAGCATCCCGCCGCCCGTGGCCGCCGCGGTCTTCCGTCTCGCCCAGGAATCCGTGACCAACGCTCTCCGTCACGCCCGGCAGGTCAACCTTGTGGACGTGTTTGTGGAGGCGGATGCGGGAGGACTGCGGTTGAGCGTGACGAACGACGGCGAGGTCGCCTCGTCTCCCACGCCCGGTTTCGGGATCATCGGCATGATGGAGCGCGCAGCTCTGCTCGGCGGCACCTGTCAGGCAGGACCGGCGCCCGGCGGCGGATGGGCCGTCACCGCGGTGCTCCCTCGTGTTGGATGGTCAGCATGA